One genomic window of Anthonomus grandis grandis chromosome 3, icAntGran1.3, whole genome shotgun sequence includes the following:
- the LOC126734040 gene encoding uncharacterized protein LOC126734040 isoform X1 yields MGLLRTVIIILALIALCQAQHVKKYKKKHHHHGLHHLHFLSYLTFLAVKLKIVFFLGTIFTISLVAAKIIGIIKLTEYMKHQHHLHEEKIVYSNPYEHHHDFGGYPGPSDYISSKAYGSYPPDFSADHPPVDYHDTEPYGGGPAPSSGRSSTGFYGEFMGIAKRLRQMNITDMAFKEMGIPEEECRRKFVCKADLNAAKDVVLRIGFDILRDDSYGKYKAQAPVRSEDDCNSLYPKCAT; encoded by the exons ATGGGCCTGTTGAGAACCGTGATAATTATTTTGGCCCTTATTGCCTTGTGTCAGGCGCAACATGTTAAGAAATACAAGAAGAAGCATCACCACCATGGATTAC ATCACCTCCACTTCTTGTCCTACCTAACATTCCTGGCGGTTAAACTGAAAATTGTGTTCTTTTTGGGGACAATATTCACTATAAGCCTGGTGGCCGCCAAAATTATCGGTATTATCAAATTGACCGAATACATGAAAC ATCAACACCATCTCCACGAAGAGAAAATCGTGTACTCAAACCCTTATGAACACCATCACGATTTTGGGGGTTACCCCGGGCCTTCGGATTATATTAGCAGTAAAGCCTATGGATCTTACCCCCCAG atttttcagcTGATCATCCCCCAGTAGACTACCACGATACAGAGCCGTACGGAGGAGGTCCTGCCCCTAGTTCAGGCAGGAGCAGTACCGGGTTTTATGGAGAATTCATGGGCATTGCAAAGCGACTCAGACA gATGAACATCACTGATATGGCTTTTAAAGAGATGGGCATTCCGGAGGAGGAATGCAGAAGGAAGTTCGTCTGCAAGGCGGATTTAAATGCGGCTAAAGATGTCGTGCTTCGCATCGGATTCGATATACTCAG gGATGATTCTTATGGAAAATATAAAGCGCAAGCTCCGGTAAGGTCTGAAGACGACTGTAATTCCTTGTATCCTAAGTGTGCCACTTAA
- the LOC126734040 gene encoding uncharacterized protein LOC126734040 isoform X2, with amino-acid sequence MFYHLHFLSYLTFLAVKLKIVFFLGTIFTISLVAAKIIGIIKLTEYMKHQHHLHEEKIVYSNPYEHHHDFGGYPGPSDYISSKAYGSYPPDFSADHPPVDYHDTEPYGGGPAPSSGRSSTGFYGEFMGIAKRLRQMNITDMAFKEMGIPEEECRRKFVCKADLNAAKDVVLRIGFDILRDDSYGKYKAQAPVRSEDDCNSLYPKCAT; translated from the exons atgtttt ATCACCTCCACTTCTTGTCCTACCTAACATTCCTGGCGGTTAAACTGAAAATTGTGTTCTTTTTGGGGACAATATTCACTATAAGCCTGGTGGCCGCCAAAATTATCGGTATTATCAAATTGACCGAATACATGAAAC ATCAACACCATCTCCACGAAGAGAAAATCGTGTACTCAAACCCTTATGAACACCATCACGATTTTGGGGGTTACCCCGGGCCTTCGGATTATATTAGCAGTAAAGCCTATGGATCTTACCCCCCAG atttttcagcTGATCATCCCCCAGTAGACTACCACGATACAGAGCCGTACGGAGGAGGTCCTGCCCCTAGTTCAGGCAGGAGCAGTACCGGGTTTTATGGAGAATTCATGGGCATTGCAAAGCGACTCAGACA gATGAACATCACTGATATGGCTTTTAAAGAGATGGGCATTCCGGAGGAGGAATGCAGAAGGAAGTTCGTCTGCAAGGCGGATTTAAATGCGGCTAAAGATGTCGTGCTTCGCATCGGATTCGATATACTCAG gGATGATTCTTATGGAAAATATAAAGCGCAAGCTCCGGTAAGGTCTGAAGACGACTGTAATTCCTTGTATCCTAAGTGTGCCACTTAA